GCTGGGCTGGGCGTGGCACGAGAGCCACCACCGCGAGCGCGAGGGGTGGTTCGAGCGAAACGACCTGTATGCGGTCGTCTTCGCGCTGCCTTCGATCGTGCTGATCTGGGGCGGGCTGAACGGCGGGTGGGGCGACTGGGCGACCTGGATCGGGGCCGGCGTCGCCTTCTACGGGATCATCTACTTCGGCTTCCACGACGTCATCGTGCATGGCCGGCTGCCACACCGAATCGTGCCGCGGTCGCGTTATTTCAAGCGGATCGTGCAAGCCCACAAGCTGCACCATGCGGTGGAGAGCCGCGACGGGGCGATCAGCTATGGTTTTCTGTACGCGCCGCCGGTGGATGCGCTAAAGCAGGCGCTGAAGCGCAGCGGCGAGGCGCGGGTCAGGGCCGCGAAGGGCGCGTCCACAGACCGGTCCTCGGAACGGGTTTGACCGGCCACAGCGCTTCCCAGAAGGCTTCCATCACCAGCGCGGCTTTCTCGGCCTTGGAGGTGCTGATCCGCTCATCCCAGGCGCGGGGCCCAAGCGCCGCGGCGCGGGTCGCAATCTCGCCATAGATGCCGCTTGCTGACAGCACGGCCCAGCGACTGCGGAATGGCAGTCGGGCAGCGCCGATGCGGGCGGAGCGGCGGTAGTCGTCGGCCATGTCGCTCAAGCGGCGGGCGAGGCGGGCAAGGGCGGGGCGGTGCCGGGGGTCGGCGAGGTCGGTTCCGGCGAGGCCCTCCGCTTCCAGCCAATCAGTGGGCAGGTAGATGCGGCCGACCCGGGCATCCTCGACGATGTCGCGCGCGATGTTGGCAAGCTGAAAGGCGATGCCGAGATCGGCGGCGCGGTCGAGCGTGTCGGTGTCGGACTCGGGCACGCCCATGACGTGCGCCATCATGACGCCCACCGCCCCGGCGACCTGGTAGCAGTAGGATAGCAGGTCCTCGGTCGTGACCGGGCGCCAGCCCGCGGCGTCACGCTCGAACCCGGCGAGGTGGTCGCTGGCGACCGCTTGCGGAATGGCGCAGTCGGCGGCGACTACGCGCAGCGCGTCAAACGGGACGAGGCCGGTGTCCTCGCCGGCGAAGGCGGCGGCGGTCCGGTCCTTGAGGAAGGCGATGCGCGCGGCGGGATCGACGACGCGTTCGGCATCGTGGCCAAGGGTCTGACCGTCAGTGATGTCGTCACAGGCGCGGCACCAGCTGTAGAGCAGCCAGCTACGCTCACGGGTGGGCAGGTCGAACAGCTGGCTGGCGAAACGGAAGCTCTTGGAGCCCGCCGAAATGCTTTCCAACGCGCCCTGGACCAGCCGCGCCCGTTCTTCGCCCGACATCACGCCAGCATCAGTCCCGCGGTTGCCTCCGCGCTTCCGACCACGCCGGGAATGCCCGCGCCCGGATGGGTGCCGGCGCCGACGAAGTATAGGTTGCGCAGCTTGTCGTCACGATTGTGGGTGCGGAACCAAGCCGACTGCCACAACACCGGCTCAAGGCTGAACGCGGATCCGAGGTGCGCGGCGAGATCGGTCGAGAAGTCGGCCGGGGTGTAGTGGAAGATGGTGCGGATGCGACTGCGGATGTCGGGGATCAGGCGCTCCTCGAGCGTATCGAGGACGACTTCCTGATATTTCGGGCCTTCGACCGCCCAGTCGACGTCGGCGCGGGCAGCATTGGGAACGGGTGCCAGCGCGTAGAAGGTCGAGCATCCCGGTGGCGCCATCGACGGATCGGTAATCGTCGGATGATGGAGGTAGAGCGCCGGGTCGGTGGCGAGCTTGCCGGTCTGGTAGATGTCGTTGACCAGCCCCCCGTATCGCGGCCCGAACAGGATGGTGTGGTGGGCGATGTCGCAGGTGCCTTCGAGCCCGAAGTGAAGCACGAACAGGCCGGGCGAGAAGCGCTTGCGCTTGAGGGCACGGACCTGTTGCGCGCCGCGGCTGCTGCCTTCGATCAGGCCGTAGCTGTGGACCACGTCGCCGTTGGAGGCGACCGCGTCGGCGGTGGCGCTCCATCCTGATTTCGTGCGGACGCCGGTAACCCGATCGTTCTCGGCGGTGATGGCGGTGACCGGATCGCCGAGGCGGACGGTGCCGCCGATCCGCTCGAAATGGCGGACCATGCCGGCGATCAACTTGTTCGTGCCGCCCTTGGCGAACCACACGCCCCCGTCGCGCTCCAGCTTGTGGATCAGCGCGTAGATCGACGAGCAGGTCATCGGGTTGCCGCCGACCAGCAGGGTGTGGAAGCTCAAGGCTTGGCGGAGATGCTCGTCCTCGACGAAGCTCGACACCATCGAATAGACCGAGCGCCAGGCCTGATATTTGGCCAGCGCAGGGGCGGCCTTGAGCATGTCGCCGATGCTTTCGAACGCCTTTGTGCCGAGCTTGACGTAGCCTTCCTGGAACACGCCGGCGCTATAGGCGAGGAAGCGCTGGTAGCCGGCCCAGTCATTGGGATTGAGCGCGTCCATCGACGCCTTCAGCTCGGCATCGTCGTTGGTGTAGTCGAATACCGTCCCGTCGGGCCAGCTGAGGCGGTAGAAGGGCTTCACGGGCACGAGGTCGACGTCCTCGGCCATGTCGTGGCCCGACAGCTTCCACAGCCGCTGGAGACAGTCGGGATCGGTGATCACCGTCGGGCCGGCGTCGAAGACGTGGCCGTCCTTTTCCCATACATAAGCGCGGCCGCCGGGACGGTCGCGGGCTTCGACGATGGTCGTCTGCACGCCCGCCGACTGGAGCCGGATGGCGAGCGCGAGGCCGCCGAAGCCGGCGCCGATGACGATCGCAGTCTTGTAGGGGGAAGTGGTCACAGACTGTCCTTCAACACGCGAAGCGCCCGGAAGAAGGGCACGGGAGGCTTGCCGAACAGGACGCGCGCCTTGTCCAGCCCCGTACTGGTCCCCGCATAGAAGCGTGCGATCAAGGGGCCGGAAAGGCGGTAGAAACGCTCCAGCACCCGGTAGCGGTCATGTGGCGCGGCGGCATGGAACAGCAAGGCGGTCAGCAGGCGGTAGAAGGCGCCCTTTTTCCAGTGCTTGCGGGCCCGCGCGCGGGTCGCGGCGCCGAGCCTGACATCGAGCGGCGCCTTGCCCGCCAGCCAGATCGCGAACCGCACCGCGTCAGGCAGCGAATAACTGGTCAGCGGGTGGAAGAAACCGCCGCGGGCACCGGCGCGGGCGACCGGGTCGGCCCGGGGCCACAGCTTGTCGAAATCGCCGCCGGTGACCACGGGGAGGGCGCCATGCTCCTCGCGGGTGCGCTCGGCGACCTGCCAGCCTTGCGCGGCGGCATAGTCGCCGATCCGGTCGCGCAGCTGATCGTGGTCGATCTCGGGCCCGTCGGAGTAATAAGTGTCCTCGACGAACAGGCGGGTCGGGGAAAAGGGCAGGCAGTAGACGAAGCGATAGCCGTCATGCTGCTCGACCGTGGCGTCCATCACGATCGGGTCGGCGAGGCCGTGGCCCTGGGGGATGGTGAGGAGTTGGCCGACGAACTTCTGCCAGCCGAGCTCGAGCCCCTCGGCCTTGCCGCCACGGGCGTCGAGTACGGCGGCGGCGTCGATCCGCTCGCCGCTGTCGAGCACAACATGGGTAGGGCCGAGGTTGCGCACGCTTGCGGCGAGGATTTCGTCGGGCTCCAGGGCCGCGCGGACCGCGGCGTCGAGCGCTTCACTTTCGATCGTCTGGTAGGTCTGGTCGAGGTGGCGCTGGTGGGCCGGGAAGCGCACTTCGTAGCCGGGCCAGCGGTGGCCGATCAGCGGGTCGGTCAGCCAGCGGTGTGCTGGAGCCACGTCACTTGCGAAGAACGACCACAGGTGATTGCCGCCGATGCGTTCGTCGGGCTCGACCAGCAGCAGGCGGATGTTGGGACGGCGACGGCGCAGGGCGAGGGCACAAAGACCACCGGCAAGCCCGCCACCAACTATCACCAGGTCCAGAGCTCGCATGAAGTTTACCGTCTAGCGTGTCCCACAGACTCTGGCGACCCCGGACAAGGTCCGTTAATCATAACACAAGGGGTAGGGTGCCAAGGGGCAATCATGGGCATGAAGCAGATCGGGGTGTTGGCGGCGGCGCTGCTGACGGCGGGGGCGACCATCGGAGCGGCATCACCAACGGTGCCGAGGCCCGGTGCCGACCTGCAGGTGCAGCTATCCGGCCTGCGATCGGCCAAGGGCATGGTCCACCTGTGCCTGTCGTCGAGCGCCTCGCGCTTCCTCCATTGCAAGGACGATCCGTCGGCCGTGGCACGGTCGGTACCCGCCTCGGCGGCCGGGCGCCTCGACCTTGGCGCGGTCAAGGCGGGGACCTATGCCCTGTCGGTCGTGCATGACGAGAACCGCAACGGCAAGCTCGACATGATGCTGGGCATCCCGCGCGAAGGGTTCGGCTTTTCCAACAATCCGGCGATGAAGCCGCGCGCGCCCAAGTGGGAGGAGATCCGCTTCACCGTGCCGCAGACGCCGAGCGTCCAGCAGGTCCGTATCCGCTACGTGCTGTAGCGGCGAGGCTTCAAATTTGGCCATCGCGGAAGCGAACTGTAGGGAAACGAACGAGTACGTTTAGCGGCAGCTTATTCGGCTGGCTGTTCCTGCAACCTTCTCTATCACTGGCTCGATGTCCTACAAAAGGTGGCTGTTCCTACCCCTGTGGTTCCTTGCCCTATTCACCGGGGCCAAGAGTTTCGTCGACAACCCCCTGCTCGGATCGCGTCGCCTCAATCGCCTCGGCCTGCACGGCTGGCGGGTCCGCCTGGCGCATCGGCTGGCCGGGTTGCGGCGCCGCCGGTTGTCGCGGGATCTGGACCCGGCACTTCGGCGACAGTTCGACGCGAACGGTTTCATCGAGGTCCGCGACTGGCTGCCTTCGGATGCCTTTCACTCGCTCCGCACGGCGCTGCTAGACATGGAGACCGGCTGCCGGACGCAAGGGCAGGGCGATACGGTGACGGTTCGCGTTCCGCTTGGCCCCGAGGTGCTCGGTAAAGTGCCTCAACTCGCCAAAGTCCTGAACGGACCCCGGTGGAAGGCGGCGATGAGCTATGTCGCCGGATCGGGGGTGAGGCCGCTCTACTATCTGCAGGCGATCGAAGGTGGCGTACTCGGGGGGCCTCCCGATCCGCAGCAGGACCTCCACGCCGATACCTTTCAGCCATCGATGAAGGCATGGCTGTTCCTGACCGATGTCGGCGAGGAGGATCGGCCCTTGAGATACGTCCCCGGCTCGCACCGGCTGACGCCTGAACGACTTGAGTGGGAACAGCGCAGGAGCATCGACGTCGCGCGCAAAGGGGATCGCCTGTCGCAGCGCGGCTCGCTGAGGATCGGTGAAAGCGACCTCGCCGACCTCGGGCTGTCCGAGCCGGTCAGCTTCAGCGTTCCGGCCAACACTCTGGTCGTGATCGATACCTGCGGCTTTCACGCCCGGGCCGCTTCCTCGCGAACCAGCCTCCGGGTCGAGATCTGGGCTCTGCAGAGGCGCCAGCCCTTCCTGCCGTGGGCGGGGAGAAGCTTTCTTCCGCTGGCGGTCGACGGGCGGGCGACATGGCTGCTCGGGCTTGCCGACCTGCTCGACCGTGTCGGCTTGAGGAAGCAGCATTGGACCCGCGCCGGTTCGTGGCGGCGGCGGCTGGAGACAGCCCGATCGGTCGGGAGCGTCGGCGCGGACAGCTGACGCCTCGCCGAGGTATCGGGTTCACAACGGCGCCAAGTCGGGCCGAAAACGATCTTGTCGACGGGTGGCGGGCCCGATCGGCGGTGACCGCGTCACTCGCGTCGCAAACGACATCGAGCCACAACGAGAAAGGCCTGCCCACGTTTCCGTGAGCAGGCCCTTCTGCTGTTCGTTCACCAGCGCCAGGAGCGCGTGGTGAGCGGCCTTAGCCGCGAACCGGCTCGACCGGCGGCGGCGGCGGCGGCGGCGGCGGAACCGGGCACGCGTCGGTCGCCAGGATCACCGACCCATCCGGGCAGGTCTGGGTGGCGGGCGGCGGCGGCGGAGCGGGCTCAGCAACCGGCGGCGGCGGCGGCGGCGGCGGGGGCAGCACTTCCTGACCACCGAAGCGAACGCCCAGGCTGATCAGCCCGGTGATCCGCGACGAGTTGGTGCGGTAATTGGAGTAGGTGCCTTCAGCCTTGACGTAGAGCGGCGAGCCGAGCTGCTGCTCGACACCGGCGCCGGCAAGCCAGCCGCGGGTGTTGTACTTGTTGTAATAGTCACGACCCGGAGCGTCCGAATCGAAGTACTTGCGCTGGGCGTTCACGACGTAGGCGCCGCGGACGTAGAACAGCGTGCTGGGCGACGCGACGAAGCCGAGACGACCGCCGATCTGATACTCTTCCCAAGCCTTGCGATACGCCACACCAGCGCCGTCACGGGTCACGTTTTCCGGCTTGGCGAACATGATGCCGATTTCCGGGCCGACGGTGACGGTGTCACCAAGGGCGAAATCGAAGCCGGTCGATGCGCCGACCGCCAGCTTGGTCTTGTTGTTGCCTTCCGAGTAGAAACGGGTGGCGCCGACGCCAGCGTCGATCCGGAATCCGTCGAAATTATTCTGTGCGCTGGCCGGCTGAGCGGCGAGCAACGCTGCCGACAGCAGCAGCGGGACTTTTAAGTTCTTCATTTAACTCCCCTTTTTCTGCAGTTATAATTGGAGTAGGTGATCTGGATACAAAGCTAAGCTAACAAAACCGTAAGTAGGCACCTGCAGTTCCGAGCCTGAATGTCAGCCTCATACAGAGCCCATTACCAAAAACGAGACTATTTGTTCCGGCCTATCGAACGAGAATGATCGCACCGTTGCGTTTACGCAACAATGGAAGTGCGCCCTTCAGGCCACATATGGCTAACAAGAGCCTTCATCCCGTAGGCAAATACTTCAACTCTCCGGGAAAGTCGCCTAGGGCCGGAAGCAGGTTTAGTGGGGAGCGAGTACATGGGTATCGGCTTTGCCGTTCCGAAAGTTGCCACAAGCGTTGGTATTCTCCAGCGCGGCGTCGAGGTGATCGCCGCCGAGGCCGATGCGCTTCGCCTGATGGGCGAGCGGCTCGACCACGACTTCGTCGACGCCTGCCGTACCATCTATGCCGCCGCCGGCCGGATCGTGATCACCGGCATGGGCAAGTCGGGCCATGTCGCCCGCAAGTGGGCCGCCACCATGGCGGCCACGGGAACGCCGGCCATCTATGTGCACCCGGCGGAAGCAGCGCACGGCGACCTTGGGATGCTGGTGCGCGGCGACGTCCTCATCGTAATTTCCAATTCCGGCAACACCGGCGAGCTTCGCCCCTTCCTTCGCTATGCCAGGTCGATCAACGTCGAGATCATCGGCGTCGCCTCGCAGCGGGAATCGCTGGTGATGCAACAGGCCTCCGTGAAACTCTGCTATCCCGCGGTGCGCGAGGCCTGCCCGGCCAATGTTGCGCCGACGACGTCCACGACCCTGCAGATCGCGCTCGGAGATGCCATTGCGCTGGCCGTTATGGACATGCGCGGTTTCTGCCTGGAGCGCATGAAGAACCTCCACCCGGGCGGAACGCTCGGCACCCGCATGACCTTCGTGAGCGAAGTGATGACCCGCGGGCCGCAATTGCCGCTGATCGGCGAGGATGCCGACATGAACCAGGCGGTCGAGGTCATGACTTCTTCCGGGCTGGGAATTGCCGGGGTGATCGACATGGCCGGGCGCCTCAAGGGCGTCATCACCGATGGCGACCTTCGCCGCAACATCCACCAGCTGCACGTCGCCAATGCCGCTTCTGTCATGAACCAGGCGCCGGTGACGGTCGAGCCGCAGATGCTGGCCGACGAGGTGCTTCGTATCCTCAACACCAACGAGATCACCGCGGCATTCGTGATCGAGCCCGATGCGGCGGTGAACAGCCGGGTTCCGATCGGGGTCATCCACGTCCACGAACTCCTGCGCCTCGGTCTCAGCTAAGCGGCGATGGCGGCCGATTTCGCGGTTCTGATCCCCGCCCGTTTCGCGTCCACTCGCTTTCCGGGCAAACCACTGATTCCCCTTCGCGGCGCAACGGGTCTGGCCAAGACCCTTGTGCAGCGCAGTTGGGAATGTGCCCGGCAGATCGAAGGGTGCAGCGGGCTGTGGGTCGCCACCGACGACGACCGGATCGCCGAGGAAGTCGAGCGGTTCGGCGGAAGCGTCGTGATGACCTCGCCCGATTGTGCCAATGGCACAGAGCGATGCGCCGACGCCCTCGCCAAGCTGGATTGCGACGCCGAATTCATCGTCAATCTGCAGGGGGATGCACCTCTTAGCCCCGGCTTCATGGTGCCCGAGCTGGTCGCGAGGCTCGCGGGCGATCTGCAATTGGCGATGGCCACCGCGGCGATCCACTGCAATCCGACGATGCTCGAGCACCTGCAGGCAGATGAAGCCGCCGGCCGCGTTGGCGGAACGACGGCCGTATTCGACGGTCGCCTGCGCGCGCTCTATTTCTCGAAGCGTATCCTGCCCTACCTGCCTCAGACCGGAAGCGAAGACGTTCCGGTCTTCATGCATCTTGGCCTCTATGCCTATCGCCGCGCCGCCCTGCTGGACTACGCCGCCGCGGAGCCTTCGGTGCTCGAGCGGGCCGAGGGGCTCGAGCAGCTCCGCTTCCTTGACCTCGGCCTGCCCGTCGGGGTCTGCACGGCCGACCCGCTCGGCTGGGATCCGATCGAACTCAACAACCCTTCCGACGTGCCGGCGATCGAGCGACTGTTGGCGGAGCGCAATCTCGCTTAATCGAGCGCATGCGGTTTCCTCCTTCCGAACCGACAAAGAGAGTGTCGCGCGTGCGCGCCCGCCTGCTGGTGCGCGTGCACTGGGACGGATTCCGGGCAAGTCCGCGCGACTATCTCCAGGCTGCCTGGTGGAGATTGCGAGGGCTGCGGCTTCGCTCGCGCCACAAGTTGTCGTCGCTGATCGGTCGCTCACCCCGCGCTTATGATCTCTGGCGCCTTCGGGAGCCTGCCGTCGGAACCGGTACGGCTCCTGGCCCCGAGATGGTTGCGCTGGTCGATTGCCGTGCCTCGCTCGATGGGATCGTACGGTCGCTGGCTTCGATCGAGGCCGCTGGCCTGAGGCCCGTCATCCTGGGCGAACCTCCGGCCGGGTTCGAAGGGGCGATCATCCGGGAGCCAAGCGGCTTGAGCGGCCTGGTTCCGGCCTCAGGCTCCATGCTGCTGATCGCGATCTGCCCTGGCGATCGGATATCACCCGACGCCCGGCAGCGCTATTGGGAGGTGCTCGGCGATTCCGACCGGCTGCTCTACGCGGACGACGACCGTGTCGATCAGTCGGGGCATCGCAGCGATCCGCATTTCAAGCCGGACTGGAACGCCGAACTGTTCCGGCATCACGATTATCTTTCGGGTGCCAGTCTAATGCGCGTCAGCCGGGAAGAGCTCGCGCGCTTGCCCGGGGACGGGTGGAACGAGGCGCTCATCGCATCGCTGCTGGCATCGGGCGTCAGGCCGAAGCATGTGCCGACGATCCTGCATCATCGATCGACCCGGCCGGCCCCGCATATTCCCGGACGGGCCGTTGCGGCTCCGGTCGGCGGTTATCCCCTCGTCAGCGTGATCGTTCCCACCCGCAACCAGGCGCCCCTGCTGCGGGCCTGTGTCGAGGGGCTCGGGCGAACCGATTATCCCGCGGTCGAACTGATCGTGGTCGACAACGGTAGCGATGAAGAGGATGCCCTGGCGCTGCTCGACGAGCTTCGGGCCACCGGGGCCGAGGTCCTTCGTCGGCCCGGCCCGTTCAACTTCAGCGCGCTGGTCAACGCCGGGGCGAGGCATGCCGGGGGCAAGCTGCTCTGCCTGCTGAACAACGACATCGAGGTGCTGGCGCCGGACTGGCTGAGGATTCTGGCGACGCAGGCACTGCGCGGCGATGTCGGCGCCGTCGGAGCGAGATTGCTATACCCCGATCATAGCCTCCAGCACGCCGGGGTCGTGATCGGCCTGGGCGGCGGGGCAGGGCATGCGCATCGCTTCGAGGCGGTAACGGAGCGCGGCTATTTCTACCGGACGCATCTGCCGCAATTCGTCAGCGCGGTGACGGCAGCTTGCCTGATGGTCGACCGGGATCGCTTCTGGGCGGTCGACGGACTGGACGAGCAGCATTTCCCGGTCGCCTTCAACGACGTTGATTTCTGCCTTCGCCTGAACGCCAGGGGGTGGCAGTCCTTTTATGAGCCGCGCGCGACCCTGATCCATCATGAATCCAAGTCGCGCGGCAAGGACAGCGACCCGGCCAATCGCGAGCGGTTCGCCCGGGAACTGGCGGAGCTAAAGCGGCGCTGGAACACGGATCGGGCGGCAGATCCCTTCCACAACCCCAATCTCAGCCGCTTTTCAGAGCGCTTCGTGGTCGATCTTTGACCGGGGAAAGCCGCCTTGCGCTCCCGTCGGTGACCCTGGTCGCGGCGACCTCGGTGAATGTGGACGCCACGCTCGCGGCGCTGCGGCAAAGCATGCGCGGGATCGACTTCGCCGCGGTCAAATTATTGACCGACGATCGGGTCGAGCCGGGAGCAGGCATCGAACGGATCGCCATCCCGGCCATCACCTCGGCGCCCGCCTATTCGCATTTCATCCTGCGCGACCTGATCCGATACGTGTCGACGCAGCATGTGATGGTGGTCCAGTGGGATGGCTTCGTCACCCAGCCATCGCTGTGGCGGGCCGAGTTCCTCCTGTTCGACTATGTCGGGGCGCTCTGGCCGCAGTTCGGCGACGGGCACGATGTCGGCAACGGCGGCTTCTCCCTGCGCAGCCGGAAGCTGCTCGAGGCTTGCCTGGATCCGGCCTTCAAGCCGGAGCATCCCGAGGATGTCGCGATCGGCCGCACCAATCGCCGCCTGCTCGAGGAAAAGCACGGCATCCGCTTTGCCGATGCGCGAACTGCCCGCCGTTTTTCCAGGGAACGCGACGGGTCGTCGGAGCCGAGTTTGGGATTTCACGGCGTCTTCAACATGATCGAGGCGCTCGGGGCCGAGAGGTTCTGGCAAACCTATTCCTCACTCGACGAACGTCGCGGCATCGGCCGCGATCTTTTCCTGCTGGCGAAGCAGCTTCGCGGCGCGGGGGGACGGCACCGGAAGCGCTTGCGCCTGTTCCGCGATCTGGCAGGCGAAGAGCTGCGGCGGAGGCTGGGCCGGTAGCGCCGACCAGAATGCGGTGGAACTTGCCCCGCACAGTCTTTATCGGCGCTCGCAGCCGAATATCATTGCTTGCTGTTGTGCGGAGAATGCCAAGTGTCTCAACCGGATATGAGCCTCATCAAGGCGGGTGCCACGAAGCCCGCGACGAGGTTCAAGGTTTGCGTGGTTACCCGGACCAAGGACCGACCGGTGATGCTGGCGCGGGCGGCGGCAAGCATCGGTGCGCAGACCTTCGAGGATTATTGCTGGGTCGTGGTGAACGACGGCGGCGACGAGCAGGAAGCGCGTCGGATCTGGGAGCAGAGCGATGTTCCGTCCGATCGCCGGCGCTTTCTGTCCAATCCGCGATCGAAGGGCATGGAAGCGGCTTCCAACCAGGGTGTCGACGCGGCCTCCTCGGATTTCGTCGTTATCCATGACGATGACGACAGCTGGGAACCGACCTTCCTTGAGGAAACCGTCGGCTTTCTCCAATCCGACGAAGGGCAGCTCTATGGCGGCGTCGTCACCCACTCGACCTATGTTTCCGAACTGGTCCGTGAAAACGAGATCGTACGGCTCGACGAGAAGCCTTATCAGAACAAGCTGACGCATATCGATCTCGACACGGTGATCGATCGCAATCTGTTTCCGCCGATCTCGTTTCTCTTCCGGCGTCACATCCTCGAGCAGATCGGGGGGTTCGACGAGGGGCTGCCGGTGCTTGGCGACTGGCTGTTCAACATGGAGTTCCTGCTCCGCGCGAACATCGGTGTCCTGCCCAAGCCGCTGGCCAATTATCATCATCGCGACAAGCCGGGTTCGACCGCGCCTGAATATCAGAACACCGTGGTGGGCTCCCTCGCGCTCCATCAGAAATATACGGCGATCGTTCGCAACGATTTCCTGCGCCGGAATATCGGAAACTCCGCGGTCACCTTTCGACTGGCGCTCAGCGGGGCGAGCCCCGGTCCCGCCGACAGCCATTCCTCGCAGGCGCGCCACGAGGCTCAGGCGCTTCCCATGGTGCAGACCCTGTCGCGCGGCGATGGCGATCTCAGCTGGACCATCAGCACGATCAACGCGAAGCTGGCCGAGCGCAAGCTGGGCACCCTGCTCAAGTACCGCAAACTCCGGCCGTTGCAGCCCAACGCATCGTGGAGCACGGTACTGCCCCTGCTCAGCGAA
Above is a window of Sphingomonas glaciei DNA encoding:
- a CDS encoding glycosyltransferase family 2 protein, with product MRARLLVRVHWDGFRASPRDYLQAAWWRLRGLRLRSRHKLSSLIGRSPRAYDLWRLREPAVGTGTAPGPEMVALVDCRASLDGIVRSLASIEAAGLRPVILGEPPAGFEGAIIREPSGLSGLVPASGSMLLIAICPGDRISPDARQRYWEVLGDSDRLLYADDDRVDQSGHRSDPHFKPDWNAELFRHHDYLSGASLMRVSREELARLPGDGWNEALIASLLASGVRPKHVPTILHHRSTRPAPHIPGRAVAAPVGGYPLVSVIVPTRNQAPLLRACVEGLGRTDYPAVELIVVDNGSDEEDALALLDELRATGAEVLRRPGPFNFSALVNAGARHAGGKLLCLLNNDIEVLAPDWLRILATQALRGDVGAVGARLLYPDHSLQHAGVVIGLGGGAGHAHRFEAVTERGYFYRTHLPQFVSAVTAACLMVDRDRFWAVDGLDEQHFPVAFNDVDFCLRLNARGWQSFYEPRATLIHHESKSRGKDSDPANRERFARELAELKRRWNTDRAADPFHNPNLSRFSERFVVDL
- a CDS encoding DUF5672 family protein, whose amino-acid sequence is MTLVAATSVNVDATLAALRQSMRGIDFAAVKLLTDDRVEPGAGIERIAIPAITSAPAYSHFILRDLIRYVSTQHVMVVQWDGFVTQPSLWRAEFLLFDYVGALWPQFGDGHDVGNGGFSLRSRKLLEACLDPAFKPEHPEDVAIGRTNRRLLEEKHGIRFADARTARRFSRERDGSSEPSLGFHGVFNMIEALGAERFWQTYSSLDERRGIGRDLFLLAKQLRGAGGRHRKRLRLFRDLAGEELRRRLGR